Proteins from a single region of Runella sp. SP2:
- a CDS encoding helix-turn-helix transcriptional regulator, producing the protein MNAKKNSTSQEQLTIVLNIEDFKRIEGDLIEKRIPFSIGYSSKPCEKQEEVTLTKIERVEAPKKEQPEYPNIVVDKLEQVVNKYIGPNFESELPSLDNICEELSMRESTFKRVFKQYYGVTLHQYYMMKKMDHAANLIRSGYTITSVSKIIGYAHPIKFTKMFQKHFGVSPKKYQQFQKNLSLEKLRDSVRGV; encoded by the coding sequence ATGAACGCTAAGAAAAACTCCACCTCGCAAGAACAGTTAACCATTGTTTTAAACATCGAAGATTTTAAACGAATAGAAGGAGATTTAATTGAAAAAAGAATTCCTTTTTCGATTGGTTATTCCTCTAAGCCTTGTGAAAAACAAGAGGAAGTTACGCTTACGAAAATTGAGAGGGTAGAAGCTCCAAAAAAAGAACAGCCCGAATATCCTAACATCGTTGTTGACAAATTAGAACAAGTAGTTAATAAGTATATAGGGCCAAACTTTGAATCGGAACTTCCATCTTTAGATAATATTTGCGAAGAACTTAGTATGAGAGAAAGCACGTTTAAACGAGTGTTTAAACAGTACTATGGTGTCACTCTCCACCAGTATTATATGATGAAAAAAATGGATCATGCTGCAAACCTTATTCGAAGCGGATATACCATTACATCGGTTTCTAAAATTATTGGGTATGCACACCCTATAAAATTTACCAAGATGTTTCAAAAGCATTTTGGCGTTTCACCCAAAAAATACCAACAATTTCAAAAAAACTTGTCACTAGAGAAATTAAGAGACTCAGTTAGAGGGGTCTAA
- the dapF gene encoding diaminopimelate epimerase: MITSPLSIRFVKYQGTGNDFIMIDDRSETFPVSQPLIEFLCHRRFGIGADGLILLRNAEGYDFRMVYFNADGREGSMCGNGGRCTVRFAQDLGLFEENTTFIAVDGEHKAVACEEEIFLNMSNVTGSEKDGADFFLNTGSPHFVRFVKDVEATEIVADGKAIRYGEVYGPKGGTNVNFTEVIGEQSIYVRTYERGVEDETYSCGTGVTACALMAYQHLGMNEPISVKTKGGPLRVSFVAHEDGSFDNIYLIGPAVKVFEGVFEVN, from the coding sequence ATGATTACTTCGCCACTTTCGATTCGTTTTGTTAAATACCAAGGAACGGGCAACGACTTCATCATGATTGACGACCGCTCCGAAACATTTCCTGTCAGTCAGCCACTGATTGAGTTTTTGTGCCACCGTCGCTTTGGCATCGGAGCTGATGGTCTCATTCTGCTTCGCAACGCCGAAGGCTACGATTTCCGAATGGTCTATTTCAATGCCGATGGTCGCGAAGGAAGTATGTGTGGAAACGGTGGGCGCTGTACGGTACGTTTTGCGCAAGATTTAGGGCTTTTTGAAGAAAACACCACGTTTATCGCCGTCGATGGTGAACATAAAGCCGTAGCCTGCGAGGAAGAAATTTTCCTCAATATGAGTAACGTGACAGGCAGTGAAAAAGATGGTGCTGACTTCTTCCTCAACACAGGTTCTCCACATTTTGTACGTTTTGTCAAAGACGTAGAAGCCACGGAAATAGTCGCCGACGGCAAAGCCATTCGTTACGGTGAGGTATATGGCCCGAAAGGCGGCACCAACGTTAACTTTACCGAAGTAATAGGCGAACAATCCATTTATGTTCGCACCTACGAGCGAGGTGTCGAAGACGAAACTTATTCCTGTGGAACAGGCGTAACGGCCTGTGCCTTAATGGCCTACCAACACCTAGGCATGAACGAACCCATCAGCGTGAAAACCAAAGGTGGCCCACTTCGGGTGTCTTTTGTGGCGCACGAAGACGGTTCTTTTGACAACATTTACTTGATTGGCCCTGCGGTAAAGGTATTTGAAGGGGTCTTTGAGGTTAATTAA
- a CDS encoding helix-turn-helix transcriptional regulator, which translates to MNIEFTVLKEEDDYKLINQKKWVIDRDIHYGVFGEFFFYISSNHDFPMYLQDYSIMSPICFKFCDKNYARCIYLFLDQKWLKNELKLPIDEVALVAPYLCKEWSKDKHIISNKFNILWEQLSLSTNNILFFRAFIYDLIYRVIDEIENSINVCQENAYYRKEKRKIEQVVESAIQNVHLPIPKLEQFAQEVGMSVSKFKVLFKKIYGQSPYQYLLENKLVYARKMYQTGAYTLSQIALKIGYSHISGFTKIYKKRFNER; encoded by the coding sequence ATGAATATAGAGTTTACAGTACTGAAAGAAGAAGATGACTACAAGTTAATAAACCAGAAAAAATGGGTTATTGATAGGGATATTCATTATGGAGTTTTTGGTGAATTTTTCTTTTATATAAGCTCAAATCATGATTTTCCAATGTATTTGCAGGATTATTCAATAATGAGCCCAATTTGCTTTAAATTTTGTGATAAAAACTATGCCAGATGTATTTACTTATTTTTAGACCAAAAGTGGTTGAAAAATGAATTAAAACTTCCAATTGACGAAGTGGCGTTGGTTGCTCCTTACTTATGTAAAGAATGGAGTAAGGATAAACATATTATTTCTAATAAATTTAACATACTTTGGGAGCAGCTTTCATTATCTACAAATAATATCTTGTTTTTTAGGGCTTTTATTTATGATTTAATATATCGAGTTATCGACGAAATAGAAAATAGTATCAATGTATGTCAGGAAAATGCCTATTATAGAAAGGAAAAGCGTAAAATAGAACAAGTAGTAGAAAGTGCTATCCAAAACGTTCATTTGCCGATTCCAAAACTGGAGCAATTTGCCCAAGAGGTAGGGATGAGTGTTAGCAAATTTAAGGTTTTATTTAAGAAAATATACGGACAAAGCCCTTATCAGTACCTGCTTGAAAATAAGCTAGTTTACGCCCGTAAAATGTATCAAACGGGAGCATATACGCTATCACAGATTGCATTAAAAATAGGTTACAGCCATATTTCAGGCTTTACGAAGATTTATAAAAAACGCTTCAATGAACGCTAA
- the metF gene encoding methylenetetrahydrofolate reductase [NAD(P)H], translated as MTKITDYIQQANGKTLFSIEVIPPVKGNNINELLGNIEPLMDFKPPFIDVTYHREEYIEKPLADGRIQQIVTRKRPGTIGICASIMHRFGVDAVPHVLCGGFTKDETEDFLMDLHYLGIDNVLVLRGDPAKPYKTFKPKTNGHAYASELVEQVVNMNKGHYLHEEVEPLAPTDFCIGVAAYPEKHFEAVDFDTDFDYLKQKVALGADYIVTQMFFDNSKYFDFVQKCRAVGINVPIIPGLKPLSTKKQLGILPKIFYLHMPQDLVKAVEECENDAQAKQVGIEWCTQQCRELMDFGVPVLHFYTMGKSDNIYKIASNLF; from the coding sequence ATGACTAAAATTACGGACTACATTCAGCAAGCCAACGGCAAAACATTGTTTTCTATTGAGGTAATTCCACCCGTTAAGGGCAACAATATCAATGAGTTATTGGGGAATATTGAGCCTTTGATGGATTTTAAACCCCCGTTTATTGACGTAACTTATCACCGCGAAGAATACATCGAAAAACCATTGGCTGATGGACGTATTCAGCAAATCGTGACGCGTAAACGCCCAGGTACAATCGGCATTTGTGCATCTATCATGCACCGTTTTGGCGTGGACGCTGTTCCGCATGTATTGTGTGGCGGTTTTACCAAAGACGAAACCGAGGATTTTTTGATGGATTTACACTATTTGGGTATTGACAATGTACTGGTACTTCGCGGTGACCCTGCCAAACCTTATAAAACTTTTAAGCCCAAAACAAACGGTCATGCTTATGCTAGCGAATTGGTGGAACAGGTGGTCAATATGAATAAAGGTCATTATTTGCACGAAGAGGTAGAACCTTTGGCACCCACCGATTTTTGCATTGGGGTGGCGGCCTATCCTGAAAAGCACTTTGAAGCGGTGGATTTTGACACTGATTTTGACTATTTGAAGCAAAAAGTTGCTTTAGGAGCAGATTACATCGTAACTCAAATGTTTTTTGACAACAGTAAGTATTTTGACTTTGTCCAAAAATGCCGAGCCGTAGGCATAAATGTACCCATCATTCCTGGCCTAAAACCCCTTTCTACCAAAAAACAGCTGGGTATTTTGCCAAAGATTTTTTACTTGCACATGCCCCAAGATTTGGTGAAAGCCGTTGAAGAATGCGAGAATGATGCGCAAGCTAAACAAGTAGGCATCGAATGGTGTACGCAGCAATGCCGCGAATTGATGGATTTTGGCGTGCCTGTGCTCCATTTTTATACCATGGGTAAATCGGATAACATTTATAAGATTGCTTCTAATTTGTTCTAA
- the rplS gene encoding 50S ribosomal protein L19, with protein MTNELIKLVDSEFSGRRDAFPAFQAGDTVNVHLKIIEGAKERIQVFAGTVIQRRNIGGSGETFTVRKISNGVGVERIIPILSPSIEKIELVRRGKVRRARLFYLRGKQGKAARVREKKK; from the coding sequence ATGACTAATGAGTTAATCAAGCTAGTAGATTCTGAATTCTCTGGCCGTCGCGATGCTTTCCCTGCTTTCCAAGCAGGAGACACTGTAAACGTTCACCTTAAAATCATCGAAGGTGCAAAAGAGCGTATTCAGGTATTTGCAGGAACAGTTATCCAACGCCGCAACATCGGTGGAAGCGGAGAAACTTTTACTGTACGTAAAATATCAAATGGTGTAGGTGTTGAGCGTATCATCCCTATCTTGTCACCAAGCATCGAAAAAATCGAACTTGTACGTCGTGGTAAAGTACGTCGCGCTCGTTTGTTCTATCTTCGTGGTAAACAAGGTAAAGCGGCTCGCGTTAGAGAGAAGAAGAAATAA
- a CDS encoding response regulator transcription factor, with protein MVRTVPIVVDVKKMTQQYVGVDVEEWWGWKIEEIFGEGVLSYTKLIHPSDLGVHNLCNKLLFYILERCSTEDKYNLNILLNFKLRKSDGSYIHITQSAKILELDPDGSIRSLLVLLQENNTLSDSYQRRYIRFWGKDFDGRLYEYLPDVEDLQQIELPSKREIEIISYLVSGEESKTIAEHLSISKHTVDTHRRHLLQKFYLKNTGELINLVHITRLLDPSN; from the coding sequence ATGGTTAGAACAGTACCTATCGTAGTAGATGTAAAAAAAATGACCCAGCAGTATGTGGGTGTCGATGTAGAAGAATGGTGGGGATGGAAAATAGAAGAGATTTTTGGTGAGGGGGTTCTTTCCTACACAAAGCTCATACACCCCTCAGATCTTGGTGTTCACAATCTGTGTAATAAACTTTTATTCTACATTTTAGAAAGATGCAGCACGGAAGACAAATATAACCTTAACATACTCCTGAACTTTAAACTACGCAAGTCAGATGGTAGTTACATCCACATTACTCAATCGGCCAAAATTCTTGAACTAGACCCTGACGGTAGCATTAGAAGCTTGCTCGTATTGCTTCAAGAAAACAATACATTGAGCGATTCTTATCAGAGGAGATATATTCGTTTTTGGGGGAAAGACTTTGACGGGCGGCTGTACGAATACTTGCCCGATGTGGAAGACCTTCAACAGATAGAATTGCCTTCTAAACGTGAAATCGAGATTATAAGCTATCTCGTTTCAGGAGAAGAAAGCAAAACTATCGCCGAACACTTAAGTATCAGTAAACACACGGTGGACACGCACCGTCGGCATCTTTTGCAGAAATTTTATTTAAAAAATACTGGAGAACTTATCAACTTGGTTCACATCACTCGTCTTTTAGACCCCTCTAACTGA
- a CDS encoding Ig-like domain-containing protein: MKALQTFIFVLSLFCIVKGNAQDVGINILNQPASVSQGSTNGRIIIDICNFDGGTTSTPLNRIQPLITLPSALVDTFVTAISFDGWSIVSKSGSTIRFQNTVSITPGECKQIVLGYKGVNVGGPLTVTGTIQFSGPQTSGNNPANDNSTTSIAVTSAPVDTDGDGIPDSTDLDDDNDGILDTVENAAVCSTVLFNGVANTDCDGDGIPNYLDLDSDNDGINDVNEAAGVDVNGDGFADGTPDAITGIPASAGNGLTPPNTDGTGGTDPYDLDSDNDGQSDLAEGGLNASILDPDGDGIVNCTANCDPDKDGILAPVDGLPAAYGDAITNRPPVANNDTYSILQGVILTDNVLTNDTDPDNNTLTVATTPTVAPTQGTVVLQTNGAFTYTPTSATFTGQDSFCYLVCDNGTPSLCKTACATINIGAGIVDLSISKVLVGSKIRSLNDTITYRIVVKNTGNITATNIVVEDSTTTGLQIISGTPTSGSFSGTNWTIPSLASGDSTTLVIQAKVIAEGVNFNFALIKSADQPDTVATNDTANDCITVPIGLCSGQKVEVSVPSTYTNVIWFKNGAQIASGNVVLFSEEGTYTFTASNVTCPVSGCCPLIIQSGTNCCPVQLCIPVTVVRRKK, from the coding sequence ATGAAAGCTCTCCAAACGTTTATCTTCGTCCTGAGCCTATTTTGCATTGTGAAAGGAAACGCACAAGATGTGGGTATTAATATCTTAAACCAACCTGCCAGTGTGTCGCAAGGCTCAACTAACGGCCGAATTATCATCGACATTTGCAATTTCGATGGTGGGACAACAAGTACGCCCCTCAATAGAATTCAGCCGCTTATTACGTTACCTAGCGCACTCGTTGACACATTTGTCACCGCAATTTCTTTTGATGGCTGGTCAATCGTAAGCAAATCTGGTAGTACAATCCGTTTCCAAAACACAGTATCCATCACCCCAGGAGAGTGCAAACAAATTGTTTTAGGCTACAAAGGAGTAAACGTTGGAGGGCCGCTCACTGTCACGGGTACTATTCAGTTTTCGGGGCCTCAAACCAGTGGTAATAACCCCGCCAATGACAATAGTACCACTTCTATCGCCGTTACGAGCGCTCCTGTTGACACCGACGGGGATGGAATTCCTGACAGCACTGACCTTGACGATGACAACGATGGCATCTTAGATACGGTCGAAAATGCAGCAGTTTGCTCTACCGTACTATTCAATGGAGTCGCAAATACCGATTGCGACGGCGACGGAATTCCCAATTACCTTGACTTAGACTCCGACAACGACGGCATCAATGATGTCAACGAAGCCGCTGGTGTCGATGTCAACGGTGATGGCTTTGCCGATGGTACACCCGATGCCATCACGGGTATCCCAGCCAGCGCGGGCAATGGCCTCACGCCCCCAAATACCGACGGAACGGGCGGTACAGACCCCTATGATTTGGATTCGGACAACGATGGGCAGAGCGATTTGGCAGAAGGCGGACTCAATGCTTCAATTTTAGACCCCGACGGAGACGGTATTGTAAACTGTACTGCCAACTGCGACCCTGACAAAGATGGAATTTTGGCCCCTGTGGATGGTTTACCCGCCGCTTATGGCGATGCCATTACAAACCGCCCACCAGTTGCCAACAATGATACGTATTCGATACTTCAAGGAGTCATTTTGACCGACAATGTCCTCACCAACGACACTGACCCCGACAATAATACCTTGACTGTCGCTACCACGCCAACCGTAGCACCGACTCAGGGCACAGTCGTGCTCCAAACCAACGGGGCATTTACTTATACGCCTACTTCGGCAACGTTTACTGGCCAAGATTCTTTTTGTTACCTGGTTTGTGACAATGGAACCCCTAGTTTGTGTAAAACGGCTTGCGCAACAATCAACATCGGAGCAGGGATTGTCGATTTATCTATTTCAAAGGTCTTAGTAGGGAGCAAAATTCGGAGCCTCAATGACACGATTACGTATCGAATTGTCGTCAAAAACACTGGTAACATCACCGCTACCAACATCGTAGTCGAAGACAGTACAACCACTGGTTTACAAATCATCAGCGGCACGCCAACAAGTGGCAGCTTCTCTGGCACAAACTGGACAATTCCAAGTCTTGCTTCGGGCGACAGTACAACCTTAGTAATACAAGCCAAAGTCATTGCGGAAGGGGTAAATTTCAACTTTGCACTGATTAAAAGTGCCGACCAGCCAGATACAGTCGCCACCAACGACACCGCCAATGATTGTATTACGGTACCCATTGGGCTTTGTTCAGGTCAAAAGGTAGAAGTCTCTGTTCCTTCGACTTACACCAATGTCATCTGGTTTAAAAATGGAGCACAAATAGCCAGCGGAAACGTTGTTTTGTTCTCGGAAGAAGGCACCTATACTTTCACCGCAAGCAACGTCACTTGTCCAGTGAGCGGCTGCTGCCCACTCATCATCCAGTCTGGCACCAATTGCTGTCCTGTGCAGCTATGTATTCCTGTAACCGTAGTAAGGCGAAAAAAATAG